In Polypterus senegalus isolate Bchr_013 chromosome 12, ASM1683550v1, whole genome shotgun sequence, the following are encoded in one genomic region:
- the aldh3b2 gene encoding aldehyde dehydrogenase family 3 member B1 — translation MLPSPPSPSPSRWFRSLRRLKSNGQASRTPASVCAEMLKKSREAFESKKTAEESFRLGQLDGIVRMVVENEDDFVETLNGDLHKPRFESLLSELILVKNEALFAINNLKKWMQPEHVERNLATTLDQCFLVNEPMGVVLIVGDWSAPVQQCLVPLVGAIAAGNAVLLKPSENSSHTAELLQKLFPLYLDKECYQVVCDVMLADLLELRFDHIFYTGTFTKAQQVMQAASHHLSPVTLVVGGKNPCYVDQMCDLPVAAHRIAWARFHNAGQNNVAPDYILCHAEIRDKLVQALTSCVLEFYGAEPAQSASFGRLVNMEHFLRVRELMLSSGKVVIGGEVDESDKFIAPTVLLDVQESDAIMKHEILGPILPILTVYNADEAIDFVRRKDKPLCLYVYSSNPKVISKFLTCTSSGSFCANDSAIQSSLVTLPVAGVGASGMGLYHGRYSFDTFSHRKSCVLRTTHVECVTYLRFPPYEDQRLSLMMWATSLSRKGAGWCNLL, via the exons GCTAAAGTCCAACGGCCAGGCCAGTAGGACACCCGCTTCTGTTTGTGCCGAGATGCTGAAGAAATCCAGAGAGGCTTTTGAGTCTAAAAAGACTGCTGAAGAGTCCTTCCGCTTGGGCCAGTTGGATGGCATCGTGCGTATGGTGGTTGAGAACGAGGACGACTTTGTTGAGACTTTAAATGGAGATCTACACAAA CCCCGGTTTGAGTCATTGCTCTCAGAGTTGATCCTGGTCAAGAATGAGGCCTTGTTTGCCATCAACAACCTGAAGAAATGGATGCAGCCTGAACATGTGGAGCGCAATCTG GCCACCACTTTGGATCAATGCTTCCTGGTCAATGAGCCCATGGGAGTGGTTCTGATTGTTGGCGATTGGAGTGCGCCTGTTCAGCAGTGTCTTGTACCTTTGGTGGGCGCTATAGCAGCTG gTAATGCTGTTCTCCTAAAACCATCTGAGAATAGTTCCCACACGGCTGAGTTGCTACAGAAGCTCTTCCCCTTGTACCTGGACAAG GAGTGCTACCAGGTGGTCTGTGATGTCATGCTTGCTGATCTTCTAGAGCTCCGATTCGACCACATCTTCTATACAG GCACATTCACCAAGGCTCAGCAGGTGATGCAGGCAGCTTCCCATCACTTGTCTCCAGTCACCCTGGTTGTAGGGGGGAAGAATCCATGCTATGTGGACCAGATGTGTGACTTGCCTGTTGCTGCACACCGCATTGCCTGGGCTCGTTTTCACAATGCAGGTCAGAATAACGTTGCACCGGATTACATCCTCTGCCATGCCGAGATTCGAGACAAGCTGGTCCAGGCCTTGACTTCTTGTGTCTTGGAATTCTATGGAGCTGAGCCTGCCCAGTCAGCCAGTTTTGGGCGTTTGGTCAACATGGAACATTTCCTTCGAGTTCGAGAGCTGATGCTATCCAGTGGGAAAGTAGTCATTGGAGGCGAGGTGGATGAGAGCGATAAGTTCATTG CTCCCACAGTCCTGTTGGATGTGCAGGAGTCTGACGCCATCATGAAGCATGAGATCCTCGGGCCAATCCTGCCCATCCTGACAGTGTATAATGCAGACGAAGCAATCGATTTTGTTAGAAGGAAAGACAAGCCTTTGTGCTTGTATGTGTACTCGAGCAACCCCAAG GTTATTTCAAAATTTTTGACCTGTACATCCAGTGGCAGCTTCTGTGCTAATGACAGTGCCATTCAAAGTAGCCTGGTGACGTTACCAGTGGCTGGAGTTG GAGCTAGTGGTATGGGCCTGTACCATGGACGTTACAGTTTTGACACCTTCTCACACCGCAAGTCATGTGTGCTACGAACTACACATGTTGAATGTGTTACTTATTTGCGCTTTCCACCCTATGAGGATCAGCGACTGTCTCTCATGATGTGGGCCACCTCATTATCACGCAAAGGTGCTGGCTGGTGCAACTTGCTTTGA